A genomic window from Candidatus Dadabacteria bacterium includes:
- a CDS encoding TIGR04255 family protein: MQSPIDITEEFPRLPRAPIVEAVLDLRVVSSAEWDESSLQSQLEERLPDYPKHDTVQETEVQLSPETGTNVVKDFVHVGLKCQSEDSFYVVQFNKDSFVFSRLKPYENWEKFSREALRLWKIYCELLEPTEIGRIGLRFINRLAIKQGQRIELADYYKRPPLPIEGLNWLLSGYLHRDVLQIPGTPYSVNVIKTVQRTQQEAGLLLDIDVFMQKSLNCGEIQVSKYMDEMRWVKNKAFFSNLTKKALEECK, translated from the coding sequence ATGCAATCCCCTATTGATATAACAGAAGAATTTCCTCGTTTGCCGCGCGCGCCGATTGTCGAGGCCGTTCTTGATCTTCGAGTTGTTTCTTCTGCCGAATGGGACGAGTCGAGTCTACAAAGCCAGTTGGAAGAACGATTGCCTGATTACCCGAAGCATGACACGGTGCAGGAAACTGAAGTTCAGCTTTCACCCGAGACCGGAACCAACGTAGTTAAAGATTTTGTCCACGTTGGTTTGAAGTGCCAGTCAGAAGATAGTTTTTATGTAGTACAGTTTAATAAAGATTCATTTGTCTTTAGTCGGCTAAAGCCTTACGAAAACTGGGAGAAATTTAGCCGAGAAGCGCTGCGCCTCTGGAAAATTTACTGTGAACTGCTAGAACCAACTGAAATTGGGAGAATTGGTCTGCGCTTTATAAACCGTCTAGCGATCAAACAGGGACAGAGAATTGAATTAGCTGATTATTATAAAAGGCCGCCACTACCTATCGAGGGTTTGAACTGGCTTTTATCAGGCTACTTGCATCGAGACGTGCTGCAGATTCCGGGGACTCCCTATTCGGTTAATGTTATAAAGACTGTTCAAAGGACTCAGCAAGAAGCCGGATTGCTGTTGGACATAGATGTATTTATGCAAAAATCTCTTAACTGTGGTGAAATACAGGTTTCTAAGTATATGGATGAAATGCGTTGGGTAAAAAATAAAGCTTTCTTCAGTAATTTAACAAAGAAAGCCTTGGAGGAATGCAAATAA
- a CDS encoding DUF433 domain-containing protein — MNKIRKGLDFISQIYPSDNPLAEKGFETDGLSPFLRESGLVCGISKGSGQTVLENTVKEYMQRIERDLRGLPIRLYPFSGTEKPNEPKSILIDPEISFGRPILSGISIPVEIIVERYKAGESMRELAGDYECSQKKIEEAIRCLLWEQAA, encoded by the coding sequence ATGAACAAGATCAGAAAAGGTCTCGATTTCATATCGCAAATCTACCCCTCCGACAATCCCCTAGCCGAAAAGGGTTTCGAGACGGATGGACTCTCCCCGTTCTTAAGGGAGTCGGGGCTCGTCTGTGGCATTTCCAAGGGAAGCGGGCAGACAGTATTGGAGAACACTGTTAAAGAATACATGCAGAGAATAGAAAGAGACTTGCGCGGTCTTCCCATAAGGCTCTATCCGTTTTCAGGAACCGAAAAACCAAACGAACCTAAATCAATCTTGATTGATCCCGAAATCTCATTCGGCCGCCCGATTCTCTCCGGCATAAGTATTCCAGTAGAAATTATCGTTGAACGCTACAAAGCCGGGGAATCCATGAGAGAACTTGCCGGGGACTATGAATGCAGCCAGAAAAAAATCGAGGAAGCTATCAGATGTCTATTATGGGAACAAGCCGCCTGA